The nucleotide sequence ATATTTGCGTTGCGCGCCCGCTCGAGCCCGTACGCCCCCTGGCGATTGCTGATCACGAGCGCGACCTCCGCGTCCAGCGTACCTGCCTCGATCGCGTCGATGATCGCCTGCAGATTGGTGCCTGAGCCCGAGATCAGCACACCCAAACGTACTGTCGCAACACCGATTTCATCGCTCATAGACGACTTTCCCCTGTCCCTCGATGACTTCTCCGATCTCAAAGACGCTCTCGCCGATCTGCCGAAAAGCCGCTGCCACATCTGCGGCGCGACGCCTCTCAGCGATGACCGCCATTCCGATGCCCATATTGAAGGTGCGACACATCTCCTCGGCGGGTAAAGACGCTTCCTCGGCGATCACGTCGAAGATTCTAGGTGACCTCCATGCGCGAAGCGCAATTAGCGCGTCGCAATCATCCGGCAACGCGCGGTCGAGGTTTTCCGTGATGCCGCCGCCGGTTATGTGGGCCATCGCGCGGACGGAGCCGTCCGGCACGGCCTGAAGCACATGGCGGATAGCTTTGGCGTAGATACGCGTCGGCTCAAGCAGGACGTCGCCCAGGCTTCTGCCCCCAAAATCTACTCTTGGGAGCGAAAGTGCCTCCTCCCTGCCTTCGACGAGTACCCTCCTGATCAGCGAGTATCCGTTGGAGTGCGGGCCGCTAGACGCCAGCCCCAAGATGACGTCTCCCTTGCGCACCGAGGCGGGTTGCAGCATCCTGTCGCGCTCCACGACCCCAACGCAAAAGCCGGACATATCGTAGTCGGACTCGCCCATAACTCCTGGATGCTCGGCCATCTCGCCGCCGATGAGAGCGCATCCCGCTGCGCGGCACCCCGCGGCGACGCCGCCGACGAGCTGCTCGGCGGCCTCAGGGACCAGACGCCCGATGGCGATGTAGTCGAGAAAGAAAAGCGGCTCGGCGCCGGTGACCGCGATGTCATTGACGCACATCGCCACCAGATCGATGCCGACCGTGTCGTGCCGCCCTAGCGCCTTGGCGATCTCGATCTTGGTCCCGACGCCATCTGTGGCGCTTACGAGCACCGGATCTTTCATCTCGCGCAGTGAAGCCGCCGAGAACAGCCCTCCAAACCCGCCGATATCCCCGATCACTTCCGGCCGGTACGTCGAGCGCACCGCGTCCCTGATCGCCTCAACCGAGCGCGCGCCTGCCTGCGTGTCCACACCGGCGTCGCGATAGGTAAACGGCTTCTTCTCCGAGTCGTCGCTCATCGGCTCCCCTGTCGTCACTGCTTGTTATTTTTAGTCACAACCACATTGGTCGTCGTACAAGGAATTCTACCGCAACGGGCAAGCATGGCTCTTTTAGGCGTGCACTTTTCAGACGGATCCCGCGAACATCGACAAAACGAGGGCGGAGGAAGCCGCGACCCATGCCGCAGATGCCCATCCCGTGCCGTGAGTGACCCTGCGCCCCACGAAAACCCCAGCCCAGGTGGGCAGCAGATAACCAATCGCCATGCCGCCCAGCCCCCAGATAGCGAGCGCCAGATACTCGGCCCAATCAGGTAAGGCGGGCACGATGCGGGCGGCATCGGAGGTGTATGCGTCGTACGCGCTTGTCAGAACCGCAACACCGTCTCCAATCAGCCAGCCCGTCACAATCACGGCTGCAACGAAGAGCATGCGAGCGACGGCGGCCGGCCGCTTGCCTCCAGAAAGACCCGCGGCCAGCAGGGCAGTGACTGTCGCCGTGACGGGATTGAAGTGAAACGCCAGTGTCACGCCGGCTAGCAAGGAAAGTGCGATCTGCTCCGGCATCGGTCAGCCGCACGACTCCAGTGCGAGTTTTCCTCGGCGTACAGAGTCCGGAATCTCGATGGGGTAGTCGCCATCCAGGCACGCCAGACAGAATCGCTCCTTGGGTGCGCCGGTGGCCTCAACCAGCGCGTCAAGCGAGAGGTACGCAAGCGAATCAGCGCCGATAAACTCGCGAATCTCCTCGATGCTGTGACTCGACGCGATCAGCTGCTCCTGGCAATCCGTGTCGATCCCGAAGAAGCACGGCCAGCTCACCGGAGGCGATGTGATACGCATGTGCACCTCGGCGGCGCCAGCGTCGCGCAGCAACTGCACGAGCTTGCGGCTTGTATTGCCCCGCACGATCGAGTCATCGGTAACGACCAGGCGCTTGCCCTTGATGACGTGGCGCAGCGGATTGAGCTTCAACCGGATGCCCTGCTGCCGAAGCTGTTGTGACGGCGAGATAAACGTCCGTCCGACGTAGCGGTTTTTCACGAGCCCCTCGCCGAAAGGAATCCCGCTGCCTTGCGCGTATCCCACCGCTGCCGGCACACCGGAGTCCGGAATCCCGATGACGAGGTCTGCCGAGGCGGGAGCCTCCTTTGCGAGCGATTCTCCCATGCGGCGGCGCGCCTCGTAAAGCGAGCAGTCGTACATCACGCTGTCCGGCCTGGCAAAGTAGATGAACTCGAACATGCAAAGGCTGAGTTTCTCGGCGGGTACCGCCTCTTCGCTCTCGAGTCCGTTCGCCGAAATCTTGATCATCTCTCCCGGCGCCACATCGCGCTCGTAGACAGCGCCCAGAATATCCAGCCCGCACGTCTCGCTTGCGACCACCCAGCCCTCATTGCCGAGCCTGCCG is from Actinomycetota bacterium and encodes:
- a CDS encoding phosphoribosylformylglycinamidine cyclo-ligase, which produces MSDDSEKKPFTYRDAGVDTQAGARSVEAIRDAVRSTYRPEVIGDIGGFGGLFSAASLREMKDPVLVSATDGVGTKIEIAKALGRHDTVGIDLVAMCVNDIAVTGAEPLFFLDYIAIGRLVPEAAEQLVGGVAAGCRAAGCALIGGEMAEHPGVMGESDYDMSGFCVGVVERDRMLQPASVRKGDVILGLASSGPHSNGYSLIRRVLVEGREEALSLPRVDFGGRSLGDVLLEPTRIYAKAIRHVLQAVPDGSVRAMAHITGGGITENLDRALPDDCDALIALRAWRSPRIFDVIAEEASLPAEEMCRTFNMGIGMAVIAERRRAADVAAAFRQIGESVFEIGEVIEGQGKVVYER
- a CDS encoding amidophosphoribosyltransferase; this encodes MDSRPDRMEEACGVIGVYAPGQGVARLAYFGLHALQHRGQESAGIAVGDGETVTVIKDLGLVSKVFRESDLDSLTGDAAIGHTRYSTTGSSNTWNNAQPHLSAIGRQVIALAHNGNLVNTADLRDSLRGEKVRFRSTTDSEVIATLIGHYTQIHHHIREGIRNTMSLIQGAYAVVLLTEDALYAFRDSHGIRPLVLGRLGNEGWVVASETCGLDILGAVYERDVAPGEMIKISANGLESEEAVPAEKLSLCMFEFIYFARPDSVMYDCSLYEARRRMGESLAKEAPASADLVIGIPDSGVPAAVGYAQGSGIPFGEGLVKNRYVGRTFISPSQQLRQQGIRLKLNPLRHVIKGKRLVVTDDSIVRGNTSRKLVQLLRDAGAAEVHMRITSPPVSWPCFFGIDTDCQEQLIASSHSIEEIREFIGADSLAYLSLDALVEATGAPKERFCLACLDGDYPIEIPDSVRRGKLALESCG